A stretch of Pseudomonas sp. LRP2-20 DNA encodes these proteins:
- the metF gene encoding methylenetetrahydrofolate reductase [NAD(P)H] yields the protein MSQDRRYSFEFFPTKTDAGHEKLMGVARQLAAYNPDFFSCTYGAGGSTRDRTLNTVLQLESEVKVPAAPHLSCVGDTKDELRALLAEYKAAGIKRIVALRGDLPSGMGMASGELRYASDLVEFIRQETGDHFHLEVAAYPEMHPQARNFEIDLANFVHKVKAGADSAITQYFFNADSYFYFVERAQKLGVDIPVVPGIMPITNYSKLARFSDACGAEIPRWIRKQLEAYADDTASIQAFGEEVITRMCEQLLQGGAPGLHFYTLNQAEASLAIWNNLKLPR from the coding sequence ATGTCCCAAGATCGCCGTTACAGTTTCGAGTTCTTCCCAACCAAGACCGACGCCGGCCATGAAAAACTGATGGGCGTTGCCCGCCAGCTGGCCGCGTACAACCCGGACTTCTTCTCCTGCACCTATGGTGCCGGTGGCTCCACCCGCGATCGCACGCTGAACACCGTGCTGCAGCTGGAAAGCGAAGTGAAGGTCCCGGCCGCACCGCACCTGTCGTGCGTCGGCGACACCAAGGATGAGCTGCGCGCCCTGCTGGCCGAGTACAAGGCCGCAGGCATCAAGCGCATCGTCGCCCTGCGTGGCGACCTGCCGTCGGGCATGGGCATGGCCAGTGGTGAACTGCGTTATGCCAGCGACCTGGTCGAGTTCATCCGCCAGGAAACCGGCGACCACTTCCACCTGGAAGTAGCCGCCTACCCGGAAATGCACCCGCAGGCGCGCAACTTCGAAATCGACCTGGCCAACTTCGTGCACAAGGTCAAGGCCGGTGCCGACAGCGCCATCACCCAGTACTTCTTCAACGCCGACAGCTACTTCTACTTCGTCGAGCGCGCGCAGAAACTGGGCGTGGACATTCCAGTGGTGCCCGGCATCATGCCGATCACCAACTACAGCAAACTGGCGCGTTTCTCCGATGCCTGCGGCGCCGAGATCCCGCGCTGGATCCGCAAGCAACTGGAAGCCTACGCCGACGACACGGCGAGCATCCAGGCCTTTGGCGAGGAAGTCATCACCCGCATGTGCGAGCAATTGCTGCAAGGCGGCGCACCGGGCCTGCACTTCTACACCCTCAACCAGGCCGAGGCGAGCCTGGCGATCTGGAACAATCTGAAGCTGCCACGCTGA
- the ahcY gene encoding adenosylhomocysteinase — translation MSAVNTPAGFSDFKVADISLADWGRKEVIIAESEMPALMGLRRKYQAEQPLKGAKIIGCIHMTIQTAVLIETLVALGAEVRWSSCNIFSTQDQAAAAIAAAGIPVFAWKGETEQEYEWCIEQTILKDGQPWDANMVLDDGGDLTEILHKKYPAMLEKIHGVTEETTTGVHRLLDMLAKGELKVPAINVNDSVTKSKNDNKYGCRHSLNDAIKRGTDHLLSGKQALVIGYGDVGKGSAQSLRQEGMIVKVTEVDPICAMQACMDGFEVVSPFKDGINTGTEAGINSDLLGRIDLIVTTTGNVNVCDANMLKALKKRAVVCNIGHFDNEIDTAFMRKNWAWEEVKPQVHKIHRTGAGTFDPQNDDYLILLAEGRLVNLGNATGHPSRIMDGSFANQVLAQIFLFEQKFAELPAAKKAERLTVEVLPKKLDEEVALEMVRGFGGVVTQLTPQQAEYIGVTVEGPFKPHAYRY, via the coding sequence ATGAGCGCTGTAAACACGCCTGCTGGTTTTTCCGACTTCAAGGTCGCCGACATTTCCCTGGCCGACTGGGGCCGCAAGGAAGTCATCATCGCCGAATCGGAAATGCCCGCACTGATGGGCCTGCGCCGCAAGTACCAAGCCGAGCAACCGCTCAAGGGCGCGAAGATCATCGGCTGCATCCACATGACCATCCAGACTGCCGTGCTGATCGAGACCCTGGTCGCCCTGGGCGCCGAAGTCCGCTGGTCGTCGTGCAACATCTTCTCCACCCAGGACCAGGCCGCTGCCGCCATCGCCGCCGCCGGCATCCCGGTGTTCGCCTGGAAAGGTGAAACCGAGCAGGAATACGAGTGGTGCATCGAGCAGACCATCCTGAAAGATGGCCAGCCTTGGGACGCCAACATGGTGCTGGACGACGGTGGTGACCTGACCGAGATCCTGCACAAGAAATACCCGGCCATGCTGGAAAAAATCCACGGCGTGACCGAAGAAACCACCACTGGCGTGCACCGCCTGCTGGACATGCTGGCCAAGGGCGAGCTGAAAGTCCCGGCGATCAACGTCAACGACTCGGTCACCAAGAGCAAGAACGACAACAAGTACGGCTGCCGTCACAGCCTGAACGATGCCATCAAGCGTGGCACCGACCACCTGCTGTCGGGCAAGCAAGCCCTGGTGATCGGCTACGGTGACGTGGGCAAGGGCTCGGCCCAGTCGCTGCGCCAGGAAGGCATGATCGTCAAGGTCACCGAAGTCGATCCGATCTGCGCCATGCAGGCCTGCATGGACGGCTTCGAAGTCGTTTCGCCGTTCAAGGACGGCATCAACACCGGTACCGAAGCCGGCATCAACAGCGACCTGCTGGGCCGTATCGACCTGATCGTCACCACCACCGGTAACGTCAACGTCTGCGACGCCAACATGCTCAAGGCCCTGAAGAAGCGTGCCGTGGTCTGCAACATCGGCCACTTCGACAACGAAATCGACACTGCCTTCATGCGCAAGAACTGGGCATGGGAAGAGGTCAAGCCACAGGTTCACAAGATCCACCGCACCGGCGCGGGCACCTTCGACCCGCAGAACGACGACTACCTGATCCTGCTGGCCGAAGGCCGCCTGGTGAACCTGGGCAACGCCACTGGCCACCCAAGCCGCATCATGGACGGTTCGTTCGCCAACCAGGTGCTGGCGCAGATCTTCCTGTTCGAGCAGAAGTTCGCCGAACTGCCAGCCGCCAAGAAAGCCGAACGCCTGACCGTGGAAGTGCTGCCGAAGAAACTCGACGAAGAAGTGGCCCTGGAAATGGTCCGCGGCTTCGGTGGCGTGGTCACCCAGCTGACCCCGCAACAGGCCGAGTACATCGGCGTGACCGTCGAAGGCCCGTTCAAGCCGCACGCCTACCGCTACTAA
- a CDS encoding acyl-CoA thioesterase, with protein MNFHTRKWVKPEDLNPNGTLFGGSLLRWIDEEAAIYAIVQLGNQRVVTKYMSEINFVSASRQGDIIELGITATEFGRTSITLKCEVRNKITRKAILTVDKMVFVNLGDDGLPAPHGRTEIKYIQDQFPDSAVE; from the coding sequence ATGAACTTTCACACCCGCAAATGGGTAAAACCCGAAGACCTCAACCCCAACGGCACGCTGTTCGGCGGCAGCCTGCTGCGCTGGATCGACGAAGAAGCGGCGATCTACGCGATTGTCCAGCTGGGCAACCAGCGCGTGGTGACCAAGTACATGTCGGAGATCAACTTCGTCAGTGCCTCGCGCCAGGGCGATATCATCGAGCTGGGCATCACTGCCACCGAGTTTGGCCGTACCTCGATCACCCTCAAGTGCGAAGTGCGTAACAAAATCACCCGCAAGGCCATCCTGACCGTGGACAAGATGGTCTTCGTCAATCTCGGCGATGATGGCTTGCCGGCGCCACACGGGCGTACCGAGATCAAGTACATCCAGGACCAGTTCCCGGACTCTG